CCGGCCATCATCACCGGAATCAACAGAAACAGCGGCCCGAGGAAAATGATCAGCATCATGTAGAGCACCGCCTGCTCTTCATTCAGGCCGGCGGGCAGCGCAACGGGCGGCAGTCGTTTCAGCATGGCGGCCTGGTTGGGATCGACGGCCATCTGACCGGTGGAAATCACCACCACCACGGGCAGCAGCACCACGAACACCAGGGGCACAAGCAGCATGGGCAACACCGCCTGGCGGCTGCGGCGCAGCTCCATCCAGTCTTTGGCAAAGACGAGTTTAATGCGAAACAGATTCATGGTTTTGCCCGGGCACCAGTGCGAAATAGATGTCCTTCAGTGAGCGGCGCTCCTCCTGCACGGCGACAATGTCAGCCCCGGCCTGCACCAGGGTCCGCACCACGGCGGCAATTTCCGCCGGATGGCGCAGCGCGATCCTCAGATGGTGTGCCGGTGCCGCCGGCTGCGGCTGCCAGCCTGCCTGCCGCAGGGCGGCGAAGAATTGTTCCCGCGGTTCGAGAAAGTCGATCCACCACACGCGCTCGGGCCACAATTGCCGGCGCAGCTCCGCAATTGTGCCGCTGGCGAGAAGGCTGCCGTGATCGATGATCGCCACCGCTTCACACAGCAGCTCGACTTCCTCCAGCCGGTGGGAGCACAGAAACACCGTGCGTGGGCGGCCGGTGATGAAGCGGCGCAAATAGTGCAGCAGCTCCTCCGAAGTTTCCGGATCCAGCCCGGCGGTGGGTTCATCGAGAAAGAGAATTTCGGGGTCGTGAATGAGCGCGCGCGCGATGCTCAACTTTTGCTTCATGCCCTTGCTCAGGCTGCCGGCCAAATCCCGGCGCTTTTCCGCCAAATCGAACTGCTCCAGCAAGCTGCCCAGGCGCTGCCGCAGCGCGCTGCCGCGCAGGCCGTAAAGCCCGCCCCAAATTTCCAGATTCTCCTGCACGGTGAGCTTCTCGTAGAGATTGGTGTCGGTTTGCACGCCGCAG
This genomic window from candidate division KSB1 bacterium contains:
- a CDS encoding ABC transporter ATP-binding protein, with translation MSPVIHTHNLTKNFGTLTALAQVNLTVAPGTVFGFLGPNGAGKTTTVRLLNGLLLPTAGQAFVLGHEVPRDSQLVRQRCGVQTDTNLYEKLTVQENLEIWGGLYGLRGSALRQRLGSLLEQFDLAEKRRDLAGSLSKGMKQKLSIARALIHDPEILFLDEPTAGLDPETSEELLHYLRRFITGRPRTVFLCSHRLEEVELLCEAVAIIDHGSLLASGTIAELRRQLWPERVWWIDFLEPREQFFAALRQAGWQPQPAAPAHHLRIALRHPAEIAAVVRTLVQAGADIVAVQEERRSLKDIYFALVPGQNHESVSH